The following coding sequences lie in one Angustibacter luteus genomic window:
- a CDS encoding oxidoreductase, with protein MSGWTSERIGDLHGRVAVVTGANSGVGLEASVELARHGAHVVLACRNPQRGDEALGQVRVRVPGATVELRSLDLAALASVREFAADLLLDQPRIDILLNNAGVMAPSTRQVSADGHELQLATNHLGHFALTRLLLPALGAARVVTVSSPAHRMGRIAFDDLDSEQSYQPWRAYGQSKLANLLFTMQLQRFADRAGLDLLSVAAHPGWAATELVRNGPAGSGWIGRVMSAGSGLLGQPAAHGAWPLLYAATEPDVRGAEFFGPGSWGGWRGFPTRITAIDAAYDTDLAAALWQRSVELTGVTYA; from the coding sequence ATGAGCGGCTGGACGTCGGAACGCATCGGTGACCTGCACGGTCGGGTGGCCGTGGTGACGGGCGCGAACAGCGGCGTCGGGCTGGAGGCGAGCGTCGAGCTGGCCCGGCACGGCGCACACGTCGTGCTGGCCTGCCGCAACCCCCAGCGTGGCGACGAGGCGCTCGGGCAGGTGCGGGTTCGGGTGCCCGGCGCCACTGTCGAGCTGCGTTCACTGGACCTGGCCGCGCTGGCGTCGGTGCGCGAGTTCGCCGCCGACCTGCTGCTCGACCAGCCACGGATCGACATCCTGCTCAACAACGCCGGGGTGATGGCGCCGTCCACCCGTCAGGTGTCCGCGGACGGCCACGAGCTGCAGCTGGCCACGAACCACCTGGGCCACTTCGCGCTGACCCGCCTGCTGCTGCCGGCCCTGGGGGCGGCGCGGGTGGTCACCGTGTCCAGCCCCGCGCACCGGATGGGCCGGATCGCCTTCGACGACCTGGACAGCGAGCAGTCGTACCAGCCGTGGCGGGCGTACGGGCAGAGCAAGCTGGCGAACCTGCTGTTCACGATGCAGCTGCAGCGGTTCGCCGACCGCGCGGGTCTTGACCTGCTGAGCGTGGCCGCGCACCCGGGGTGGGCGGCGACGGAGCTGGTCCGCAACGGGCCGGCCGGCTCGGGGTGGATCGGTCGGGTGATGTCGGCCGGGTCCGGGCTGCTCGGGCAGCCCGCGGCGCACGGCGCGTGGCCGCTGCTCTACGCGGCCACCGAGCCCGACGTCCGCGGCGCCGAGTTCTTCGGCCCCGGGTCGTGGGGCGGCTGGCGCGGGTTCCCGACCCGGATCACCGCGATCGATGCGGCCTACGACACCGACCTGGCCGCGGCGCTCTGGCAGCGCTCGGTCGAGCTGACCGGCGTCACCTACGCCTGA
- a CDS encoding GMC family oxidoreductase yields the protein MTAPAQSVDTDVDVLVVGSGFGGSVAALRLREKGYDVLVVESGRRFADDELAKTSWDLRRFLWAPRLGCFGVQRIHRLPDVVLLAGAGVGGGSLNYANTLYVPPKQFFEDAQWAGITDWADELTPHYDQAARMLGVVTNPCEGVVEQIMRAVADEMGVGHTFRKTPVGVFFGRVGADGQQRREPGVTVPDPFFGGAGPERTGCTECGNCMVGCRVGAKNTLVKNYLALAESIGARVEPLRTVVDVVPLDPGDPSVGYRVTTERTGAWLRKDRRSTTARHVVLAAGTWGTQRLLHRMRAEGRLPALSGRLGVLTRTNSEALLGAMTERVPDGVDLTRGVAITSSFHPDDDTHVENVRYGKGSNAMGLLAGMLVDGGGRVPRVVRSVGLAARHPDVFVRSLSVRRFSERAVIGLVMQSLDNSITVSPRTHRLLGRLGFARTGLTSRQGHGEPNPSWIPVGHSAVRRLAARLQERTGVRTEPGGTLGDLANVPLTAHFLGGCVIGRTPEQGVVDPFLRVHGYPGLHVVDGSTVSANLGVNPSLTITAQAERAMSLWPNAGERDPRPAIDEPYRRVDPVVPSRPAVPADAPGALRWATQRATEAAG from the coding sequence GTGACCGCTCCGGCCCAGTCCGTCGACACCGACGTCGACGTCCTGGTGGTGGGGTCCGGCTTCGGCGGCTCCGTCGCCGCGCTTCGCTTGCGCGAGAAGGGGTATGACGTCCTGGTCGTCGAGTCCGGGCGCCGGTTCGCGGACGACGAGCTGGCCAAGACGTCGTGGGACCTGCGCCGCTTCCTGTGGGCGCCACGGCTCGGATGCTTTGGCGTGCAACGCATCCACCGGCTGCCGGACGTCGTGCTGCTGGCCGGTGCGGGGGTGGGCGGTGGTTCGCTGAACTACGCCAACACGTTGTACGTGCCGCCCAAGCAGTTCTTCGAGGACGCGCAGTGGGCCGGGATCACCGACTGGGCCGACGAGCTCACCCCGCACTACGACCAGGCGGCGCGGATGCTCGGCGTGGTCACCAACCCGTGCGAGGGCGTGGTCGAGCAGATCATGCGCGCCGTCGCGGACGAGATGGGTGTGGGTCACACCTTCCGCAAGACGCCGGTGGGCGTCTTCTTCGGTCGGGTGGGCGCGGACGGCCAGCAGCGCCGCGAGCCCGGCGTCACGGTGCCGGACCCGTTCTTCGGCGGGGCCGGGCCGGAGCGCACCGGGTGTACCGAGTGCGGCAACTGCATGGTGGGCTGCCGGGTCGGCGCCAAGAACACGCTGGTGAAGAACTACCTGGCGCTGGCGGAGTCGATCGGCGCCCGGGTGGAGCCACTGCGCACGGTCGTGGACGTCGTCCCGCTGGATCCGGGTGACCCGTCAGTGGGGTACCGGGTGACCACCGAGCGGACCGGCGCGTGGCTGCGCAAGGACCGTCGCAGCACGACGGCCCGGCACGTGGTGCTCGCCGCCGGCACGTGGGGTACCCAGCGCCTGCTGCACCGGATGCGCGCCGAGGGCCGGCTGCCGGCCCTGTCGGGGCGCCTCGGCGTCCTGACCCGGACCAACTCCGAGGCGCTGCTCGGTGCGATGACGGAACGGGTGCCGGACGGCGTCGACCTCACCCGCGGGGTGGCGATCACGTCCTCGTTCCACCCGGACGACGACACGCATGTGGAGAACGTCCGCTACGGCAAGGGTTCCAACGCGATGGGGCTGCTCGCCGGGATGCTCGTGGACGGTGGCGGCCGGGTGCCGCGCGTCGTCCGGTCCGTGGGTCTGGCGGCGCGGCACCCCGACGTGTTCGTCCGCTCGCTGTCGGTGCGCCGGTTCAGTGAGCGAGCGGTGATCGGGCTGGTGATGCAGTCGCTGGACAACTCGATCACGGTGTCGCCGCGGACGCACCGGCTGCTCGGCCGGTTGGGGTTCGCCCGGACCGGACTCACCTCCCGGCAGGGTCACGGGGAGCCGAACCCGTCGTGGATCCCGGTCGGGCACAGCGCAGTGCGCCGGTTGGCGGCCCGCCTGCAGGAGCGCACCGGGGTCCGGACCGAACCGGGTGGGACCCTCGGCGACCTGGCGAACGTGCCGCTGACCGCGCACTTCCTCGGCGGCTGCGTGATCGGACGGACGCCCGAGCAGGGCGTGGTGGACCCGTTCCTGCGGGTGCACGGCTACCCCGGGCTGCACGTGGTCGACGGGTCGACGGTCTCGGCGAACCTCGGGGTGAACCCGTCGCTGACCATCACGGCGCAGGCTGAGCGGGCGATGTCGTTGTGGCCCAACGCCGGTGAGCGTGACCCGCGACCGGCCATTGACGAGCCCTACCGGCGGGTCGACCCGGTGGTGCCGTCCCGTCCCGCCGTCCCGGCCGACGCCCCAGGAGCGCTGCGCTGGGCCACCCAGCGTGCGACGGAGGCGGCCGGATGA